A genome region from Akkermansiaceae bacterium includes the following:
- a CDS encoding tyrosine recombinase XerC, whose translation MTNDVAHFLRFQETEKNASPLTLRNYDAALAGYVEWRGAAFDCWRKEGVDDFRNYLYALMKKGLKRTTIRLRFAALRSFYKFLVLRRGLEKSPVAGVQVPKLERGLPVVLSIRQMDELLEMPLKSEAPTNGSPWLKYRDAAILELFYSSGLRISELLGLDVRDVNFIDEVVKVEGKGRKQRMVPVGGAAMRAMRKYREEAAVSNGPLFRSVRGTRITQQAVDLMLKKYLKMSGIPFGVSPHKLRHSFATHMLDAGADLRTVQELLGHASLSTTQIYTHVTKERLKKVYDEAHPRA comes from the coding sequence ATGACCAATGACGTTGCACATTTTCTCCGCTTCCAGGAGACGGAAAAGAACGCCTCGCCGCTGACGTTGCGGAACTATGATGCGGCTCTTGCCGGGTATGTGGAATGGCGTGGGGCGGCCTTCGACTGCTGGCGGAAGGAAGGCGTGGATGATTTCCGCAACTATCTCTACGCTCTTATGAAGAAGGGGCTGAAGCGCACGACGATCCGCCTCCGCTTCGCCGCGCTGCGGTCATTCTACAAGTTCCTCGTGCTGCGCAGGGGGCTGGAGAAAAGCCCGGTCGCGGGAGTGCAGGTGCCGAAGCTGGAGCGCGGGCTGCCTGTCGTCCTGAGCATCAGGCAGATGGATGAGTTGCTGGAAATGCCGCTGAAATCGGAAGCGCCCACCAATGGCTCGCCGTGGCTGAAATACCGCGATGCGGCGATCCTTGAGCTTTTCTACTCCTCCGGCCTGCGGATTTCCGAGTTGCTCGGCCTTGATGTGAGGGATGTGAATTTCATCGACGAGGTGGTGAAGGTGGAGGGCAAGGGGCGCAAGCAGAGGATGGTTCCTGTCGGTGGCGCGGCGATGCGCGCGATGCGGAAATACCGGGAGGAGGCCGCGGTTTCCAACGGGCCGCTGTTCCGGAGTGTGCGGGGGACGAGGATCACCCAGCAAGCGGTGGATCTGATGCTGAAAAAATATCTGAAGATGAGCGGGATCCCTTTCGGGGTAAGCCCGCACAAGTTGCGCCACAGTTTCGCGACGCACATGCTTGACGCGGGCGCGGATCTGCGGACGGTACAGGAATTGCTCGGCCATGCGTCGCTTTCCACGACCCAGATCTACACGCATGTGACCAAGGAACGGTTGAAGAAGGTGTATGACGAAGCCCATCCACGTGCGTAA
- a CDS encoding DNA translocase FtsK 4TM domain-containing protein yields the protein MANRVNKKRGDVEEPKKWSTEIAGVSWMGGGLILLLSLLSFSPADLPDWGMFEPFADKSGASGDNWLGSVGGVLAFLQILILGAAGWMLAIGFIWFGVMKLAFRGRIWPRMALGLAVVLLAGAVWLHAAGIFFGEWVARCNLPGRPGGVLGNTVGGFLMMPVIGKPGSIAVASLAYLLGLIWLTGQRPLDFARGCHRLLKARYDAWKESRTEAGRAAAREKELLNERERQREQRRLERELAKLKAAETDEPGQKQLPMRETPAPQIIDSSQRRSTGPMEAGAKPFERKKPGHQSLSVSGFEDYDLPGFDLLDAVEVEAEAANHQELLGIQTTIVETLKAFGIEVTAGDITRGPTITRYEIYPSTGLRVSRISQLEADLARATCAERINILAPIPGKDTVGIEIANSNKVAVPLHELLHDPEFRSAKKKIPLALGKDVYGKTVIGDLAAMPHLLVAGATGSGKSVCINSIIASILFKFGPDELRFIMVDPKVVEMQMYNKLPHMVVPVVTDPKKTVAALKWVVNEMEKRYKIFAKMGVRNFDGYNNRPREEKAAPAEMPEAEEPEVNLDDIEEIATALEDGDLGPEADFEELEIEEDEIPDRFPYIVVLIDELADLMQTAPADVEMCIARIAQKARAAGIHLIIATQTPRADVVTGIIKANIPSRIAFQVSSALDSRVILDTKGADKLVGKGDMLYLPPGSAKLERAQGAFVSDAEVERIVDHCARQAKPNYENDIRETIDAAGMDDEEEISDADEELIIRCIEVVRQEQKASTSLLQRRLRLGYTRAARMVDILEQRGVVGPGEGAKAREVFLK from the coding sequence ATGGCGAACCGAGTGAACAAAAAGCGCGGCGATGTGGAGGAGCCAAAGAAATGGTCCACGGAGATCGCGGGCGTGAGCTGGATGGGCGGCGGGCTGATCCTGCTGCTCTCCCTGCTTTCCTTCAGCCCGGCGGACTTGCCGGATTGGGGGATGTTTGAGCCTTTCGCCGACAAAAGCGGTGCCAGCGGCGACAACTGGCTCGGCTCGGTGGGCGGGGTGCTGGCCTTCTTGCAGATCCTCATCCTCGGTGCGGCAGGCTGGATGCTGGCGATCGGGTTCATCTGGTTCGGGGTGATGAAGCTGGCTTTTCGCGGCAGGATCTGGCCGCGCATGGCGCTGGGTCTGGCTGTGGTGCTGCTAGCCGGGGCGGTCTGGCTTCATGCCGCAGGCATTTTTTTCGGAGAGTGGGTGGCCCGCTGCAATCTTCCCGGCCGACCGGGTGGGGTGCTCGGGAATACGGTTGGGGGTTTCCTGATGATGCCGGTGATCGGGAAACCGGGATCCATTGCGGTGGCCAGCCTCGCCTATCTGCTTGGTCTGATCTGGCTGACCGGCCAGAGGCCGCTTGATTTCGCACGCGGCTGCCACCGGCTGCTCAAGGCGAGATACGATGCCTGGAAGGAAAGCCGCACCGAGGCAGGCCGCGCGGCCGCCCGCGAGAAGGAGCTTCTCAACGAGCGCGAGCGCCAGCGCGAACAGCGCAGGCTGGAGCGCGAGCTGGCCAAGCTCAAGGCCGCCGAAACCGACGAGCCGGGCCAGAAGCAACTGCCGATGCGCGAGACACCTGCACCCCAGATCATCGACTCCTCGCAGCGCCGCTCCACCGGGCCGATGGAGGCGGGCGCAAAGCCATTCGAGCGGAAAAAGCCCGGGCACCAGTCGCTGTCGGTTTCCGGCTTCGAGGACTACGACCTGCCTGGCTTCGATCTCCTTGATGCGGTGGAGGTGGAGGCGGAGGCGGCGAACCACCAGGAACTTCTCGGAATCCAGACGACCATCGTAGAGACGCTGAAAGCCTTCGGGATCGAGGTGACGGCCGGGGACATCACCCGCGGCCCGACGATCACGCGCTATGAGATCTATCCATCGACGGGCCTGCGCGTTTCTCGGATCTCACAGCTGGAGGCGGATCTCGCCCGTGCGACCTGCGCGGAGCGCATCAACATCCTCGCACCCATCCCCGGCAAGGACACGGTCGGCATCGAGATCGCGAACTCCAACAAAGTGGCCGTGCCGCTCCATGAGCTACTGCACGATCCCGAGTTCCGCTCCGCGAAAAAGAAAATCCCGCTGGCGCTCGGGAAGGACGTTTACGGGAAAACCGTCATCGGCGATCTCGCTGCCATGCCCCACCTTCTCGTGGCGGGTGCGACCGGCTCGGGGAAATCCGTATGCATCAATTCCATCATCGCATCGATCCTCTTCAAGTTCGGCCCGGACGAGCTGCGCTTCATCATGGTGGATCCGAAGGTGGTGGAGATGCAGATGTACAACAAGCTGCCGCACATGGTCGTGCCGGTGGTGACCGATCCGAAGAAGACCGTGGCCGCGCTCAAGTGGGTGGTCAACGAGATGGAGAAGCGCTACAAGATTTTCGCGAAAATGGGGGTCAGGAACTTCGATGGCTACAACAACCGCCCGCGTGAGGAAAAGGCCGCCCCTGCGGAGATGCCCGAGGCGGAGGAGCCGGAGGTGAACCTCGACGACATCGAGGAGATCGCCACCGCCCTGGAAGACGGCGACCTGGGTCCGGAGGCGGATTTCGAGGAGCTGGAGATCGAGGAGGATGAGATCCCGGATCGTTTCCCGTATATCGTTGTCCTGATCGACGAGCTTGCGGATCTGATGCAAACGGCTCCTGCGGATGTGGAGATGTGCATTGCGCGCATCGCACAGAAAGCTCGTGCGGCGGGCATCCACCTGATTATCGCGACCCAAACGCCGCGCGCGGATGTTGTGACCGGGATCATCAAGGCGAACATCCCGAGCCGGATCGCGTTCCAGGTTTCCTCGGCGCTCGACTCGCGGGTCATACTCGACACCAAGGGAGCTGACAAGCTGGTCGGCAAGGGTGACATGCTCTATCTGCCGCCCGGCTCGGCGAAGCTGGAGCGCGCCCAGGGCGCTTTCGTTTCCGATGCCGAGGTGGAGCGCATCGTCGATCACTGCGCGAGGCAGGCGAAGCCGAATTACGAGAACGACATCCGCGAAACCATCGACGCGGCCGGGATGGACGATGAGGAGGAGATCTCCGATGCGGACGAGGAGCTGATCATCAGGTGCATCGAGGTGGTGAGGCAGGAGCAGAAAGCAAGCACCTCGCTCCTCCAGCGCAGGCTCCGCCTGGGCTACACGAGGGCGGCGCGGATGGTGGATATCCTTGAGCAGCGCGGGGTCGTCGGCCCCGGCGAGGGCGCGAAGGCGCGTGAGGTTTTCCTGAAATGA
- the ispG gene encoding (E)-4-hydroxy-3-methylbut-2-enyl-diphosphate synthase: MSDHATLSYCPDLLSYFRRRTREVMVGHVGVGGENPIRVQSMITSDTRDTPACVAEVLGLAEAGCEIVRITAQTKVYAANLENIAREVRAAGCQVPLVADIHFKPDAAMEAAKWVEKIRVNPGNYADKKKFEIREYSDDQYEAELERIREQFTPLVHLCKDLGRAMRIGTNHGSLSDRIMNRYGDTPLGMCESALEFARIARDNGYHNFVFSMKASNPKVMIEAYRLLVARLDTEGPDWNYPIHLGVTEAGDGEDGRIKSAIGIGSLLADGIGDTVRVSLTEDAIHEIPVAQALAAAFNSKTGTPSGSSDLSPSYDPYTYERRGSSPITIQGHELGGDKTVRVFTTQERWNALAHKIANMGDFKPEIIFEKSGALEIDPRDQAAISALNSETEARLITVPDGMAMEPIHAFRMLAFKADPRHPILLKDTLDPPTGETDFLRALLPAAQNIGSLLCDGIGDAILVRGETAPGQSLRLAYNILQAAGTRIFKTDYVACPSCGRTLFNLQSTTQKIRAATGHLKGVRIAVMGCIVNGPGEMADADFGYVGGAPGKINLYVGKTAVKFNIPEAEAVERLIDLIKEHDKWIAPTEPAPA, translated from the coding sequence ATGAGCGACCACGCGACCCTTTCCTATTGCCCGGATCTCCTTAGCTATTTCCGCAGGAGGACCCGCGAGGTCATGGTCGGGCACGTCGGCGTCGGCGGTGAAAACCCGATCCGCGTGCAGTCGATGATCACCTCCGACACCCGCGACACCCCCGCCTGCGTCGCGGAAGTGCTCGGCCTCGCGGAGGCTGGTTGCGAGATCGTACGCATCACCGCCCAGACGAAAGTCTATGCCGCGAACCTCGAGAACATCGCCCGCGAAGTCCGGGCCGCCGGTTGCCAAGTCCCGCTCGTCGCAGACATCCATTTCAAACCGGACGCCGCCATGGAAGCCGCGAAATGGGTCGAGAAAATCCGCGTGAACCCCGGCAACTACGCGGACAAGAAAAAATTCGAGATCCGCGAATACTCAGATGACCAATATGAGGCGGAGCTGGAGCGCATCCGCGAGCAGTTCACCCCGCTCGTCCATCTCTGCAAGGATCTCGGGCGCGCGATGCGGATCGGCACCAACCACGGCTCCCTCTCGGACCGCATCATGAACCGCTACGGCGACACACCATTGGGCATGTGCGAGAGCGCCCTGGAATTCGCCCGCATCGCCCGCGACAACGGTTATCACAATTTCGTCTTCTCCATGAAAGCCTCCAATCCGAAGGTGATGATCGAGGCCTACCGCCTCCTCGTCGCCCGCCTGGACACCGAGGGGCCGGACTGGAACTACCCCATCCACCTCGGCGTCACCGAGGCTGGCGACGGCGAGGACGGGCGCATCAAATCCGCGATCGGCATCGGCTCCCTCCTCGCGGATGGCATCGGCGACACGGTCCGCGTTTCCCTAACCGAGGACGCCATCCATGAGATCCCGGTCGCACAGGCATTGGCCGCCGCATTCAACTCGAAAACCGGCACCCCATCCGGTTCCTCCGACCTATCCCCTTCCTATGACCCTTACACATACGAAAGACGCGGAAGCTCTCCCATCACCATCCAAGGCCATGAGCTTGGCGGGGACAAAACCGTCCGCGTGTTCACCACCCAGGAACGCTGGAACGCCCTCGCCCACAAGATCGCGAACATGGGCGACTTCAAACCGGAGATCATCTTTGAAAAATCCGGTGCACTTGAAATCGATCCACGTGACCAAGCCGCCATCTCGGCGCTGAACTCCGAAACCGAAGCACGTCTCATCACCGTCCCGGACGGCATGGCCATGGAACCGATCCATGCATTCCGCATGCTTGCCTTCAAGGCCGACCCACGGCATCCTATCCTCCTCAAGGACACGCTCGATCCGCCCACCGGCGAAACCGATTTCCTCCGCGCGCTGCTGCCTGCGGCACAGAACATCGGGTCGCTCCTCTGCGACGGCATCGGCGATGCGATCCTGGTCCGTGGCGAAACAGCCCCCGGCCAGTCCCTCCGCCTCGCCTACAACATCCTGCAGGCCGCAGGAACACGGATTTTCAAGACAGATTACGTAGCCTGCCCGTCCTGCGGGCGCACGCTTTTCAACCTCCAGTCCACCACCCAGAAAATCCGCGCCGCCACCGGCCACCTCAAGGGCGTGCGCATCGCCGTCATGGGCTGCATCGTAAACGGCCCCGGCGAGATGGCGGATGCGGACTTCGGATACGTCGGCGGCGCACCGGGCAAGATCAACCTCTACGTCGGCAAGACCGCCGTGAAATTCAACATCCCGGAAGCCGAAGCCGTCGAGCGCCTCATCGACCTCATCAAGGAACACGACAAGTGGATCGCCCCGACCGAACCAGCCCCAGCCTGA
- a CDS encoding circularly permuted type 2 ATP-grasp protein, whose product MNQRQRFSPAMGAVLAEAAPAGVWNELLDPQGRVRPCWAEMSARIQRWTADEKRSLVEETARMLEDLGTTYNVYRDVGGAGQPYEIDPIPFILEWREWETVAQGLAQRMKLLEAVLEDLYGPRRLLKDGLLPPDLVHASPAFHQSTRDIHPAGGKWLLVSGCDLVREPNGVWTVLRDHTHTPGGLGQTLENRSVVSSVLPDLFESSRVAKLRPFFDAEHAALQGLETSRGGVSNVVFLTPGYHHPSYFEHAYKARLLGISLVEAADLTVRERRLFLKTLGGLRRVDGVLSRLEEDGIDPLEFWTSGGGGVPGLIEAWRSGNVALLNAPGSGFAGSSALQAFLPLICREWLGEELQLPFVESWWLGQQAVRERVANDLNGFVLLSAFGKDRLLPIRWSTLIAASRRQWMGQIVQRPWDFVVQRDMSPSLVPSMQGRGVQNRPLIWRTFCLNGRDGPVVLPGGLARVGKIGVPPQLWPDHEGFTKDVWLTGTASAAGSVDIHRPISGERLGMTPEVPSRIAEQLFWVGRYAERVESVTRMLRVTLRCIEGESGRRQRDQLDACVRLLEGSALLGEEVGKMRSVEQLSTLIFAKEHPGSLANLVDSLIGNAASARDRLSDDTWIFFNQLKGIVDSASRVPRAADLLRTLDRMLLHLSAFSGMQAENMIRGQGWRFLETGRRIERGLAVLNLLRTAVSDQSMLEPLIEICDSVMTYRRRYFSRPEWPGVVDLLFRDDSNPRSVAFQVSVLRQEADRFPGEPSFGLFPRIMERVVELDALLSSGIQPDEATLDGLVESLAGLSDLLTQHYFSHSVRRVY is encoded by the coding sequence ATGAATCAGCGGCAGAGATTTTCCCCGGCGATGGGTGCGGTGCTTGCCGAGGCAGCCCCAGCCGGGGTGTGGAACGAGCTGCTGGATCCCCAGGGGCGGGTGAGGCCGTGTTGGGCGGAGATGTCCGCAAGGATCCAGCGCTGGACGGCGGATGAGAAGCGGTCGCTGGTCGAGGAAACCGCACGCATGCTCGAAGACCTCGGCACCACCTACAACGTCTATCGAGATGTCGGAGGTGCGGGGCAGCCGTATGAGATCGATCCCATCCCGTTCATCCTGGAGTGGCGGGAGTGGGAAACGGTGGCGCAGGGCTTGGCGCAGCGGATGAAATTGCTGGAGGCGGTGCTGGAGGATCTTTACGGCCCGCGGCGACTGCTGAAGGACGGCCTGTTGCCGCCGGATCTCGTCCATGCCAGCCCGGCCTTCCACCAATCGACCCGCGACATCCATCCCGCGGGGGGGAAATGGCTGTTGGTGAGCGGCTGCGATCTGGTGCGCGAGCCGAACGGTGTCTGGACGGTGCTGAGGGATCACACCCACACGCCCGGCGGGCTGGGGCAGACCTTGGAGAACCGCAGTGTGGTTTCCTCGGTGCTGCCGGATCTCTTCGAGAGCTCGCGGGTGGCGAAGCTGCGCCCGTTTTTCGATGCGGAACACGCCGCATTGCAAGGCCTGGAGACGAGCCGGGGCGGGGTTTCCAATGTGGTTTTCCTGACGCCGGGCTATCATCATCCGTCGTATTTCGAGCACGCCTACAAGGCTCGGCTGTTAGGGATTTCCCTGGTGGAGGCGGCGGATCTGACGGTTCGTGAGCGGCGGCTTTTCCTGAAAACCCTCGGCGGGCTGCGGAGGGTGGACGGGGTCTTGAGCCGCTTGGAGGAGGATGGGATCGATCCTCTGGAGTTCTGGACATCCGGCGGCGGCGGGGTGCCGGGGTTGATCGAGGCGTGGCGGTCTGGGAACGTGGCGCTGCTCAATGCTCCGGGCTCCGGCTTTGCGGGATCTTCGGCATTGCAGGCGTTTTTGCCGCTGATCTGCCGGGAGTGGCTCGGCGAGGAGCTGCAGCTGCCCTTCGTCGAGAGCTGGTGGCTGGGGCAGCAGGCTGTGCGCGAAAGGGTGGCAAACGATCTCAACGGTTTCGTCCTGCTCTCCGCCTTCGGGAAAGACCGGCTCCTGCCCATCAGGTGGAGCACGCTGATCGCCGCATCGAGGAGGCAGTGGATGGGGCAGATCGTGCAGAGGCCTTGGGATTTCGTGGTGCAGCGCGACATGTCGCCGAGCCTTGTGCCATCCATGCAGGGGCGCGGTGTGCAGAACAGGCCGCTGATCTGGCGGACGTTTTGCCTGAACGGGCGCGATGGTCCGGTGGTGCTGCCGGGGGGGCTGGCGCGGGTCGGAAAGATCGGCGTGCCGCCGCAGCTGTGGCCGGATCATGAGGGTTTCACCAAGGATGTTTGGCTGACGGGGACGGCCTCTGCGGCGGGCAGCGTGGATATCCATCGCCCCATCTCCGGGGAAAGGCTGGGGATGACTCCGGAGGTGCCGAGCCGGATTGCGGAGCAGCTTTTCTGGGTGGGCAGGTATGCGGAGAGGGTTGAGAGCGTGACGCGGATGCTGCGGGTGACGCTGCGCTGCATCGAGGGTGAGAGCGGGCGTAGGCAAAGGGATCAGCTCGATGCCTGCGTGCGGCTGCTGGAGGGCAGCGCATTGCTGGGCGAGGAGGTCGGGAAAATGAGATCCGTGGAGCAGCTTTCCACCCTGATTTTCGCAAAGGAGCATCCAGGCAGCCTGGCGAACCTCGTCGATTCGCTCATCGGGAATGCGGCGAGCGCGAGGGATAGGCTTTCCGACGATACGTGGATTTTCTTCAACCAGCTCAAGGGCATCGTGGACAGCGCGAGCCGGGTGCCGCGGGCGGCGGATCTGCTGCGGACATTGGATAGGATGCTGCTACACCTTTCCGCATTCTCCGGGATGCAGGCGGAGAACATGATACGCGGCCAGGGCTGGCGTTTCCTGGAGACCGGGCGGCGCATCGAGCGCGGGCTGGCCGTGCTCAACCTGCTCCGCACCGCCGTTTCCGACCAATCCATGCTCGAGCCGCTCATCGAGATCTGCGACAGCGTGATGACCTACCGGAGGCGCTACTTCTCAAGGCCGGAATGGCCGGGCGTGGTGGATCTCCTTTTCAGGGATGACAGCAACCCCCGCTCCGTTGCGTTCCAGGTTTCCGTCCTCAGGCAGGAGGCGGACCGTTTCCCGGGCGAGCCGAGCTTCGGGCTTTTCCCCAGGATCATGGAAAGGGTGGTGGAGCTCGATGCGCTGCTTTCCTCCGGGATCCAGCCGGACGAAGCCACCCTCGACGGCCTGGTGGAATCCCTCGCCGGTCTTTCCGACCTGCTGACCCAGCACTACTTCAGCCACTCGGTGCGCAGGGTCTACTAG
- a CDS encoding sugar phosphate isomerase/epimerase — MLAFSTCWNNSRHTEGEAMIQEILELGFSNIELSHGMTVAKLPGIRKAHEGGMFTCSGVHNYFPSPVEVMIDAPDAYEFTSHRPFERKRAMDMTLKTLELAAEFKAQYLVLHMGSAPMNPAKFTKPLTKMVAAGQQREPSYIKKKIAFIKKREKLAPLYYRRATEALEELAPKAEEYGVKLAVESRSRFEDMPNEREMVMLQEHFKDNPWIGYWHDFGHVQLKHNLGLLDHHEWLATIAPHIIGGHVHDVQWPARDHRTPFTGSLDYDSILPRFPEECPLVWELSPTREAEEIRDSLTVWKHKFPERR; from the coding sequence GTGCTTGCCTTCTCAACCTGCTGGAACAACAGCCGCCACACCGAGGGCGAGGCGATGATCCAGGAAATCCTCGAACTGGGGTTTTCCAACATCGAGCTATCCCACGGGATGACCGTAGCCAAGCTTCCTGGCATCCGGAAGGCCCATGAGGGCGGCATGTTCACATGCTCCGGGGTGCACAACTATTTCCCCTCCCCCGTGGAGGTGATGATCGATGCTCCGGATGCCTACGAGTTCACCTCCCACCGCCCCTTCGAGAGGAAACGGGCGATGGACATGACACTCAAAACCCTGGAACTCGCCGCTGAATTCAAGGCGCAATACCTTGTCCTCCACATGGGCTCCGCACCGATGAACCCCGCGAAGTTCACCAAGCCCCTGACCAAGATGGTCGCCGCCGGGCAGCAGCGGGAACCGTCATACATCAAGAAGAAGATCGCCTTCATCAAGAAGCGCGAAAAGCTCGCCCCGCTCTACTACCGCCGCGCCACCGAAGCCCTCGAAGAGCTCGCCCCGAAGGCCGAGGAATACGGGGTGAAGCTTGCCGTCGAGTCACGCTCCCGCTTCGAGGACATGCCCAACGAGCGCGAAATGGTGATGCTCCAGGAGCACTTCAAGGACAACCCGTGGATCGGATACTGGCACGATTTCGGCCACGTCCAGCTCAAGCACAACCTCGGACTGTTAGACCACCACGAATGGCTCGCCACCATCGCCCCGCACATCATCGGCGGCCATGTCCACGACGTCCAATGGCCCGCCCGGGATCACCGCACCCCTTTCACCGGCAGCCTCGACTACGATTCCATCCTCCCGCGTTTCCCTGAAGAATGCCCCCTAGTCTGGGAACTCAGCCCCACCCGTGAGGCTGAGGAGATCAGGGATTCGCTCACCGTCTGGAAACACAAGTTCCCGGAGCGCCGGTAA
- a CDS encoding cation acetate symporter, whose product MDVTTWTYIFVGLSFALYIGIAIWTRAGNTGDFYVAGGGVPKIANGMATAADWMSAASFLSMAGLISVMGRDGAVYLMGWTGGYVLLALLLAPYLRRFGKFTVPDFIGDRYDSSTARVVAVFCAIFVSFTYVAGQMRGTGVVFSRFLEVDVNTGVIIGMVIVLFYAVLGGMKGITYTQVAQYCVLIFAYLVPAIFISIMLTGNPIPQLGLASNATGETMGLVQKLDGLSKELGFDQYSTGHKPMIDVFAITLALMVGTAGLPHVIVRFYTVKKVSDARKSAFWALLFIGILYTTAPAIAVFARTNLLGTVSEATYTELPSWFKKWENSGLIAWVDKNADGKITYNGSGEAFKIHPTKTKVEPVFVEKGSVNEKGFSNERILYNEPTDNSNELYVDPDIIVLANPEIAQLPGWVIGLVAAGGLAAALSTAAGLLLVISTSIAHDLVKRTLNPSISDKAELLLARIAAGVAVVVAGYFGINPPGFVAQVVAFAFGLAAASFFPAIVLGIFTKRVNRFGAVSGMVAGIVFTGAYIWYFTLAPTGMRGDPKDYLFGISPQGIGSIGMLINFAVAITVSLFTPRPPKHIEDLVDGIRVPRAAFGKVDAGPSHH is encoded by the coding sequence ATGGACGTAACCACTTGGACCTATATTTTCGTCGGGCTCTCATTTGCCCTCTACATCGGCATCGCAATCTGGACACGTGCCGGAAACACCGGCGACTTCTACGTCGCCGGTGGCGGGGTTCCGAAAATCGCCAACGGCATGGCCACGGCGGCAGACTGGATGAGCGCCGCCTCCTTCCTCTCCATGGCCGGCCTCATCTCCGTGATGGGGCGCGATGGCGCCGTCTATCTGATGGGCTGGACCGGCGGATACGTGCTGCTCGCGCTGTTGCTCGCACCATACCTCCGCCGCTTCGGGAAATTCACCGTCCCGGATTTCATCGGCGACCGCTACGATTCCTCCACCGCCCGCGTTGTGGCAGTGTTCTGCGCAATCTTCGTTTCCTTCACTTACGTCGCCGGGCAGATGCGCGGCACCGGCGTGGTGTTCTCGCGTTTCCTTGAGGTGGATGTGAACACCGGCGTCATCATCGGCATGGTCATCGTCCTTTTCTACGCAGTGCTCGGCGGGATGAAAGGCATCACCTACACCCAGGTCGCGCAGTATTGCGTGCTGATCTTCGCATACCTCGTCCCGGCGATCTTCATCTCCATCATGCTCACGGGAAATCCCATCCCGCAGCTCGGCCTCGCCAGCAATGCCACGGGTGAAACCATGGGCCTTGTCCAGAAACTCGATGGCCTCAGCAAGGAACTCGGCTTCGACCAATACTCAACCGGCCACAAGCCGATGATCGACGTCTTCGCCATCACCCTGGCGCTCATGGTCGGCACGGCTGGCTTGCCGCACGTCATCGTCCGTTTCTACACCGTGAAAAAAGTCAGTGACGCCCGCAAGTCAGCCTTCTGGGCTCTGCTTTTCATCGGCATCCTCTACACCACCGCCCCGGCCATCGCCGTCTTCGCCCGCACCAACTTGCTCGGCACCGTTTCCGAAGCCACTTACACAGAGCTGCCTTCGTGGTTCAAGAAATGGGAGAACTCCGGACTCATCGCATGGGTCGATAAAAACGCCGACGGGAAAATCACCTACAACGGCAGCGGTGAGGCCTTCAAAATTCACCCCACGAAAACCAAAGTGGAACCGGTGTTCGTCGAGAAAGGCTCGGTCAATGAAAAGGGATTCTCAAACGAACGCATCCTTTACAACGAACCCACCGACAACTCGAACGAGCTCTACGTCGATCCGGACATCATCGTCCTCGCCAATCCCGAGATCGCGCAACTCCCTGGCTGGGTGATCGGCCTCGTCGCCGCAGGTGGACTCGCCGCTGCCCTGTCCACCGCCGCAGGTCTGCTGCTGGTGATTTCCACCTCCATCGCCCACGATCTGGTGAAACGGACTCTCAACCCATCGATCTCCGACAAGGCCGAACTGCTCCTCGCCCGGATCGCGGCGGGTGTGGCCGTGGTCGTCGCCGGATACTTCGGGATCAACCCGCCAGGTTTCGTCGCACAGGTGGTCGCATTCGCCTTCGGCCTTGCCGCCGCGTCCTTCTTCCCTGCCATCGTGCTCGGCATTTTCACGAAACGGGTGAACCGCTTCGGCGCAGTCTCCGGTATGGTCGCGGGCATCGTTTTCACCGGTGCCTACATCTGGTACTTCACACTGGCACCGACAGGGATGCGCGGCGATCCGAAAGACTATCTCTTCGGCATCTCGCCCCAAGGCATCGGATCCATCGGGATGCTCATCAACTTCGCCGTCGCCATCACCGTCTCCCTCTTCACACCGCGCCCACCAAAGCATATCGAGGATCTCGTGGACGGCATCCGCGTGCCCCGTGCAGCCTTCGGGAAGGTCGATGCCGGCCCCAGCCACCACTGA
- a CDS encoding DUF4212 domain-containing protein — protein sequence MSKLPTEQAIRLYWKANLKWLAILLSIWAFVSLGCGILFVDFLDRFKLPGSNLNLGFWFAQQGSIYCFILLIVAYARIMNRLDRELLEGTGAEEGS from the coding sequence ATGAGCAAGCTACCCACCGAACAGGCGATACGACTTTACTGGAAGGCGAACCTGAAATGGCTGGCCATCCTCCTCTCCATCTGGGCTTTCGTCTCACTCGGCTGCGGGATCCTTTTCGTCGATTTCCTCGATAGGTTCAAGCTGCCCGGCAGCAACCTCAACCTCGGCTTCTGGTTCGCACAGCAGGGCAGCATCTACTGCTTCATCCTGCTCATCGTCGCCTATGCACGTATCATGAACCGCCTCGACCGCGAATTGCTCGAAGGCACCGGTGCCGAAGAAGGCTCCTAA
- a CDS encoding ATP-dependent Clp protease adaptor ClpS gives MADTTTLTETDTNVSTQPPWNVIVHDDPVNLMAYVTFVLMKIFGYNEKVATTMMLQVHHQGLSIVWSGELEKAEFYAQQLQFHQLKTTLEKHG, from the coding sequence ATGGCAGACACCACCACCCTCACGGAAACGGACACCAACGTCTCCACCCAGCCCCCATGGAACGTCATCGTGCACGACGATCCCGTGAACCTCATGGCATACGTCACCTTCGTACTGATGAAAATCTTCGGCTACAACGAGAAGGTCGCCACCACCATGATGCTCCAGGTCCATCACCAGGGGCTTTCCATCGTCTGGTCCGGGGAGCTGGAGAAAGCGGAGTTCTACGCCCAGCAACTCCAGTTCCACCAGTTGAAAACAACCCTTGAGAAGCACGGATGA